A DNA window from Actinomadura coerulea contains the following coding sequences:
- a CDS encoding alpha/beta fold hydrolase, with the protein MPWVDGVEHRFVEARGIRFHVAGAGEGPPLLFLHGFPQHWYAWRHLVPLLADRYRLVMPDMRGAGWSDAPYRGYGTRDRSADMLALMDALGLDRVGLVGHEWGAWAGFRACLDAPDRFTRFLALNIVHPWPDQRATRRNAWRMWHTALWEYPLLGGAILRYWPGFTRYHLRRGVDDPACWRASELEEFVESVRSRAHAHAGRALHWQYVLRDIPALATGRFRRERLAVPATVLLGAGDFAFVPEMLAGGAGHADDLDSRVVPGGHYLADERPELVAATIRELFPAPETVVQSRPFAEAGPDRAPTPARART; encoded by the coding sequence ATGCCCTGGGTGGACGGCGTCGAGCACCGCTTCGTGGAGGCGCGCGGGATCCGCTTCCATGTCGCCGGGGCGGGTGAAGGGCCGCCGCTGCTGTTCCTGCACGGCTTCCCGCAGCACTGGTACGCGTGGCGACATCTGGTTCCTCTGCTCGCCGACCGGTACCGCCTGGTGATGCCCGACATGCGCGGGGCAGGCTGGTCGGACGCGCCCTACCGGGGGTACGGCACCCGGGATCGTTCCGCCGACATGCTCGCGCTCATGGACGCCCTCGGGCTCGACCGGGTCGGCCTGGTCGGGCATGAGTGGGGTGCCTGGGCGGGCTTCAGGGCGTGCCTGGACGCGCCTGACCGGTTCACCCGGTTCCTGGCCCTCAACATCGTTCACCCCTGGCCCGACCAGCGCGCCACCCGCCGTAACGCCTGGCGCATGTGGCACACCGCGCTGTGGGAGTACCCCCTGCTCGGCGGCGCGATCCTCCGGTACTGGCCGGGGTTCACCCGATATCACCTGCGCCGGGGCGTCGACGACCCCGCCTGCTGGCGCGCGAGCGAGCTGGAGGAGTTCGTGGAATCGGTGCGGTCGAGGGCTCACGCCCATGCGGGACGCGCCCTGCACTGGCAGTACGTGCTGCGTGACATCCCCGCCCTCGCCACCGGCCGGTTTCGCCGCGAGCGCCTCGCCGTTCCCGCGACGGTCCTGCTCGGCGCCGGTGACTTCGCATTCGTCCCGGAAATGCTGGCGGGCGGGGCCGGCCATGCCGACGATCTGGACTCCAGAGTCGTCCCTGGCGGGCACTATCTTGCTGACGAACGACCCGAACTGGTCGCCGCGACCATACGAGAGCTCTTTCCCGCGCCAGAGACCGTCGTTCAGAGCAGGCCATTCGCAGAGGCCGGGCCCGACCGCGCGCCGACTCCAGCGCGGGCACGCACATGA
- a CDS encoding RNA polymerase sigma factor, producing MTADPEHVAALVRGAQRGDSMAMQELLDLLAPYVGRLCGPIALQDGPDAAQETLIAVFRGISRLREPAALFGWVRAIAIREAVRTARRSGAPAEPLDLDAVPHTGDPQMAADVSDLLDRLSPEHRAVLVLRDVEGLDERTVSELLQISTGTVKSRLHRARKSFRKAWQG from the coding sequence GTGACGGCCGATCCCGAGCACGTCGCCGCGCTGGTCCGGGGCGCCCAGCGCGGCGACAGCATGGCCATGCAGGAACTGCTCGATCTGCTGGCCCCCTACGTCGGCAGGCTCTGCGGGCCCATCGCCCTGCAAGACGGCCCGGACGCCGCGCAGGAGACATTGATCGCCGTGTTCCGCGGGATCTCTCGCCTGCGCGAGCCCGCCGCCCTGTTCGGCTGGGTACGGGCCATCGCGATCCGTGAAGCCGTCCGGACCGCGCGCCGGTCCGGGGCGCCCGCGGAGCCACTGGATCTTGACGCCGTGCCTCACACGGGTGATCCGCAAATGGCCGCCGACGTCAGCGACCTCCTCGACCGGCTCTCACCCGAGCACCGCGCCGTCCTGGTCCTGCGCGACGTGGAGGGCCTGGACGAACGGACCGTGAGCGAGCTGCTCCAGATCTCCACGGGAACGGTGAAGTCGCGTCTCCACCGAGCACGCAAGAGCTTCCGGAAGGCATGGCAAGGATGA